The Staphylothermus marinus F1 genome has a segment encoding these proteins:
- a CDS encoding MBL fold metallo-hydrolase, whose translation MPIKIYPLAFDSMGVRSQAVLVVVNGYKILIDPGVALAPKRYGLPPTDLELKALDIVRRKIIEVGRKSDIVIVTHYHYDHHPYPNDKEMYEEIFSGKKVFIKAYENEVTSSAKNRGRKFYENIKDIAAEIIVADDKKFKIGKNIILEFSPPVWHGPVGSKVGRVIMVNIRKGRSSFIHGSDAQNLADPDALKWVLEKKPTFIIIDGYPTILMGWRVSMKDFVESMENVKKVITDTPAKTIILDHHIVRDKKFEEKMREIYELAEKHGKKVLTAAEYMGLENLPLEALRKDIKQGKVELDIENYYKKLYSKIKI comes from the coding sequence TTGCCTATTAAAATATATCCATTAGCATTTGATTCTATGGGTGTTAGAAGTCAGGCAGTACTCGTTGTTGTAAATGGTTATAAAATATTAATCGATCCAGGGGTTGCACTTGCTCCTAAAAGATATGGGTTACCACCAACAGATCTTGAATTGAAAGCGCTGGATATTGTTAGGAGAAAAATTATTGAAGTAGGGAGAAAATCTGACATAGTAATCGTTACGCATTATCATTACGATCACCATCCTTATCCCAATGATAAGGAAATGTATGAAGAAATCTTTAGTGGGAAAAAAGTTTTTATTAAAGCATATGAAAACGAAGTTACTAGTTCAGCTAAGAATAGAGGTAGGAAATTCTATGAAAACATAAAGGATATTGCTGCTGAAATAATAGTGGCTGATGACAAAAAGTTCAAGATCGGTAAAAACATTATATTAGAATTCTCTCCTCCCGTATGGCACGGCCCCGTTGGAAGCAAAGTTGGAAGAGTAATAATGGTAAATATCAGAAAGGGGAGAAGCTCATTTATCCATGGCTCAGATGCTCAAAACCTAGCGGATCCAGATGCATTAAAATGGGTTCTCGAGAAGAAACCAACATTTATAATAATAGATGGTTACCCCACAATCCTCATGGGATGGAGAGTTTCAATGAAGGACTTCGTTGAAAGCATGGAAAACGTGAAAAAAGTCATAACAGATACACCGGCAAAAACAATAATTCTTGATCACCATATTGTTCGAGACAAAAAGTTCGAGGAAAAAATGAGGGAAATTTATGAACTAGCGGAGAAACATGGTAAAAAAGTATTAACAGCTGCTGAATACATGGGTCTAGAAAATTTACCGCTTGAAGCATTGAGAAAAGATATTAAGCAAGGAAAAGTTGAGTTAGATATAGAGAACTACTATAAGAA
- a CDS encoding radical SAM protein, translating to MSGFDPFKLSTIVYRGVARIRDGVEERRYYRFRGGRWYGGIATGDVVGCNLRCKFCWSWRYSFYTNKGFFQTPQQVYEKLTRIAEKRKYKYIRLSGGEPTITMKHVIQLLELLDQTKFVFILETNGLLIGYHRKYAEELATYRKIAVRVSFKGTTPEEFEQLTGADKKYYGYQFKALENLIDAGLKPGEQVYPAVMLSFSPEENIKKFLDRLRDIHPVLAQEIDPEYVILYPHVVELLRKNKLKPRIAYKPNGIPEFMI from the coding sequence ATGTCCGGATTTGATCCATTTAAGTTATCCACTATAGTATATAGAGGAGTTGCAAGGATTAGGGATGGTGTAGAGGAGAGGAGATATTATCGTTTCAGAGGGGGCAGATGGTATGGTGGTATAGCTACTGGTGATGTTGTTGGTTGTAATTTGAGATGTAAGTTTTGCTGGTCTTGGAGATATAGTTTCTATACTAATAAAGGATTCTTTCAAACCCCTCAACAAGTCTATGAGAAACTAACGCGAATAGCTGAGAAGAGAAAATATAAGTATATTCGGCTTAGCGGGGGAGAACCAACTATTACTATGAAGCATGTTATACAGTTGCTTGAATTACTTGATCAGACAAAATTTGTATTTATACTGGAAACAAACGGTTTATTAATAGGGTATCATCGCAAATACGCTGAAGAACTTGCTACATATAGAAAAATAGCTGTAAGAGTATCATTTAAAGGAACAACCCCCGAAGAATTCGAACAATTAACTGGTGCAGATAAGAAATATTATGGATACCAGTTTAAAGCATTAGAAAACCTAATAGATGCAGGCCTCAAACCAGGAGAACAAGTATATCCAGCAGTCATGCTTAGTTTCTCCCCAGAAGAAAACATTAAGAAATTCCTAGATCGACTTAGAGATATACATCCAGTTTTAGCACAAGAAATAGATCCTGAATACGTAATACTGTATCCACACGTAGTTGAACTACTGAGAAAAAACAAGTTAAAACCCAGAATAGCCTATAAGCCTAATGGAATACCCGAATTCATGATTTAA
- a CDS encoding GNAT family N-acetyltransferase has product MSDILEIKHTSRVIYARLSDNSKAFIRYRVENGVMKLIETYTPPQHRGKGIAKKLMQYAIELAKKNNWLIEPICSYSVYYFIKYPEYRELLVPEYRKMSDEELKELFKKRLEEEKKKDKD; this is encoded by the coding sequence ATGAGTGATATACTAGAGATCAAGCATACTTCGAGAGTAATATATGCTAGACTATCAGATAATTCTAAAGCCTTCATTAGGTATAGAGTTGAAAATGGTGTTATGAAATTAATTGAAACATATACTCCACCACAACACCGAGGAAAGGGAATTGCAAAGAAACTAATGCAATACGCTATAGAACTGGCGAAGAAGAATAATTGGTTAATAGAACCCATATGTAGTTATTCAGTATATTACTTTATAAAATACCCAGAATATAGAGAGCTACTCGTTCCAGAATACAGAAAAATGAGTGATGAAGAACTGAAAGAACTATTTAAGAAAAGGCTTGAAGAGGAAAAGAAAAAGGATAAAGATTAA
- a CDS encoding amidohydrolase family protein, translating to MAEKVSILIKNGLVVTMDDKRRIYNPGYVAVDNDKIVDVGRGDGAGKYTAEEVIDARGSIVMPGFLCAHTHFYGALLRASPWFAKIEPPTDFMQNLQRIWWALDVLLTHEDAYAAALIGSIDFVKSGTTMFFDNISAPNAIDGILDHMEKAVNEVGLRGILSFEATQRRSIEEGIRGVRENERFIKKNNNDPNKLVKGAIYLHASFTVTDELFRMAREIANKYNALLSIHVEEGLVDVYHNLERYGIRPVERMEKLGFLGPDVILVHVVQANDDELAIIKKTGAHVAHNAMSNMLNAVGVPPVPKMMKLGINVGIGNDGYIFDVFENMRATYLIHKVWNLDPRLMTPQEVVEMATINVAKMFGVDKELGSIEKGKKADIIVIKPEFTPTPINEQTVYGHLVNTFNGRDVRTVIINGKIIMRDRKLLTIDEAKAVEYVHKTVEKLWDRLLSEGEYQLDVLELSK from the coding sequence TTGGCTGAGAAGGTATCTATTCTTATAAAGAATGGGCTTGTCGTTACAATGGATGATAAGCGTAGAATCTATAATCCTGGATACGTAGCAGTTGATAATGATAAAATAGTTGACGTTGGTAGAGGAGATGGAGCCGGTAAATACACCGCTGAAGAAGTTATTGATGCCCGCGGATCAATTGTTATGCCGGGGTTCCTATGTGCCCATACGCATTTCTATGGAGCACTGCTAAGAGCCAGTCCATGGTTCGCGAAAATTGAGCCGCCAACTGATTTCATGCAGAATCTACAGAGGATCTGGTGGGCATTAGATGTATTGTTAACACATGAAGATGCATATGCAGCAGCTCTAATAGGATCAATTGATTTCGTGAAGAGCGGTACAACGATGTTCTTCGACAACATTAGTGCTCCAAACGCTATAGATGGAATACTTGACCATATGGAGAAAGCTGTGAATGAGGTAGGATTAAGAGGAATACTATCATTTGAAGCAACACAGCGTAGAAGCATCGAGGAAGGTATAAGGGGTGTTAGAGAGAATGAGAGATTCATTAAGAAGAACAATAATGATCCAAACAAACTCGTTAAGGGAGCAATATATCTACACGCAAGCTTTACTGTAACAGATGAACTATTCAGAATGGCTCGAGAAATAGCAAATAAGTATAACGCACTACTCTCTATCCATGTTGAGGAAGGATTGGTGGATGTATACCACAACCTTGAAAGATACGGGATAAGGCCTGTTGAGAGAATGGAAAAACTAGGATTCCTAGGTCCCGACGTTATACTAGTACACGTAGTCCAAGCTAATGATGACGAATTAGCCATAATTAAGAAAACAGGTGCACACGTAGCACATAATGCTATGAGCAACATGCTAAACGCTGTAGGCGTTCCCCCAGTACCTAAAATGATGAAGCTAGGAATAAATGTTGGAATAGGAAATGATGGATACATTTTTGACGTATTTGAAAATATGCGGGCAACATACCTAATACATAAAGTATGGAACCTAGATCCGAGATTAATGACTCCTCAAGAAGTAGTAGAGATGGCAACTATTAACGTTGCAAAAATGTTTGGTGTAGATAAAGAGCTTGGAAGCATTGAGAAAGGCAAGAAAGCAGACATTATTGTAATCAAGCCAGAATTCACACCAACACCCATTAATGAACAAACAGTATATGGGCACTTAGTAAATACGTTTAATGGCAGAGATGTTAGAACAGTAATTATTAATGGTAAAATAATTATGAGAGATAGGAAACTATTAACAATAGATGAAGCAAAAGCAGTTGAATACGTACATAAAACTGTTGAGAAA
- the arcC gene encoding carbamate kinase: MDRHEKYIVVAFGGNAFQTKGEKGTPENYWKNAYRSAEFLVKIINEGYKVAITHGNGPQVGIIAEWMLAGKKLKGLEVMTLDIAGAMSQGWLGYLIQQSLYNKLQEQGLLGKVVKGVVTIVTQTIVDKNDPAFQNPTKYIGPWYNEEEAKQLAKEFGWTVKPDPRGGWRRVVPSPDPKGHVEIEAVKKLLDEGFIVIASGGGGIPVYINDKGLVHGVEAVIDKDLAGERLATAIGAGTFMILTDVDKVYLNYGKPDQKPIDVMTVSEAKKFYEEGHFKPGSMGPKVLAAIRFIENGGKQAIIGHLTQAYEALKGKAGTRIIPD, from the coding sequence ATGGATAGACATGAGAAATACATAGTAGTAGCATTCGGTGGCAACGCATTCCAGACCAAGGGAGAGAAAGGCACTCCTGAAAACTATTGGAAAAACGCTTATCGTAGCGCAGAGTTCCTGGTAAAAATAATTAATGAGGGATATAAAGTAGCTATCACACATGGTAATGGTCCTCAGGTCGGCATTATTGCTGAATGGATGTTGGCCGGGAAGAAACTTAAAGGACTAGAGGTTATGACACTAGATATTGCTGGAGCTATGAGTCAGGGATGGCTCGGCTACTTAATACAGCAGAGCCTATATAATAAGCTCCAAGAACAAGGATTGCTTGGTAAAGTAGTTAAAGGAGTAGTAACCATTGTTACACAAACAATAGTAGATAAAAACGACCCAGCTTTCCAGAACCCAACAAAATATATTGGTCCATGGTATAATGAAGAGGAAGCTAAACAATTAGCAAAAGAGTTCGGTTGGACCGTTAAACCAGATCCCCGCGGTGGCTGGAGACGAGTTGTTCCATCACCAGATCCTAAGGGTCATGTTGAAATAGAAGCTGTTAAAAAACTTCTCGACGAAGGATTCATAGTTATAGCTAGTGGTGGTGGAGGAATACCTGTATATATAAATGATAAAGGATTAGTTCACGGCGTTGAAGCCGTTATAGACAAGGACCTAGCAGGCGAAAGATTAGCAACAGCTATAGGTGCCGGGACATTCATGATTCTTACAGACGTAGACAAAGTATACTTAAACTATGGCAAACCTGATCAGAAACCAATTGATGTTATGACTGTCAGTGAAGCAAAGAAGTTCTATGAAGAAGGACACTTTAAACCAGGCAGTATGGGACCAAAAGTTCTTGCAGCGATAAGATTTATTGAAAACGGCGGTAAACAAGCAATCATTGGACACTTAACACAAGCATATGAAGCATTAAAAGGAAAAGCAGGTACAAGAATAATTCCCGACTAA